The Deltaproteobacteria bacterium genome includes a window with the following:
- the rplV gene encoding 50S ribosomal protein L22, with amino-acid sequence MEARAMLRYGRISPRKLREIAGLVRGQPVNEALVRLRLTHRKGAAMISKVIQSAAANAADRHGADVDSLRVRTLLVDEGPRLKRFTPRAQGRASPIKKRTSHITVVVDDNA; translated from the coding sequence ATGGAAGCGCGTGCGATGCTCAGATACGGCCGGATTTCACCGAGGAAACTTCGCGAAATCGCCGGGCTGGTCCGCGGCCAGCCGGTTAACGAGGCGCTGGTTCGCCTGCGGCTCACTCACCGCAAGGGTGCGGCGATGATCTCGAAGGTGATCCAGTCGGCGGCGGCCAATGCGGCCGACCGTCATGGTGCTGACGTGGACAGCCTGCGGGTCCGCACGCTGCTGGTCGATGAGGGTCCTCGCCTCAAGCGGTTTACGCCGCGAGCCCAGGGACGTGCATCGCCGATCAAGAAGCGCACCAGCCACATCACCGTCGTCGTGGACGACAACGCCTGA
- the rpsS gene encoding 30S ribosomal protein S19, which yields MSRSIKKGPFIDVHLQKKVDAAQRARDSKAIKTWSRRSVITPDFIGVQFLVHNGRKFVPVYVTDNMVGHKLGEFAPTRTFNGHSGDKKV from the coding sequence ATGTCGCGCAGCATCAAGAAGGGCCCTTTCATCGACGTCCACCTCCAGAAGAAGGTGGATGCCGCGCAGCGGGCCCGGGATTCGAAGGCAATCAAGACCTGGTCCCGCCGTTCGGTCATTACGCCGGATTTCATCGGGGTCCAGTTCCTGGTCCACAACGGCCGCAAGTTCGTTCCGGTTTATGTGACCGACAACATGGTGGGCCACAAGCTGGGTGAATTCGCGCCGACCCGGACCTTCAACGGCCATTCAGGCGACAAGAAGGTCTAG
- the rplB gene encoding 50S ribosomal protein L2, with amino-acid sequence MPTKSFKPTSAARRHMTVSGFDEITRGARPEKSLLKAAKRTGGRNNRGRITTRHIGGGHKRRYRLIDFRREKDGVPATVLSVQYDPYRTSRIALLQYRDGEKRYIVAPVGLKAGATVESGPKADILPGNCLPLRNIPDGTVIHNIELKQGKGGQIVRSAGSGAQLLGRDGDYATIRLPSSEIRKVHQDCRAVVGQVSNAEHENVTIGKAGRSRWLGLRPTVRGAAMNPCDHPHGGGEGKAGQGNPHPVSPWGMPSKGYKTRNNKRTQRFIITRRQPGKRG; translated from the coding sequence ATGCCGACCAAGAGTTTCAAACCGACGAGCGCCGCACGGCGGCACATGACCGTTTCCGGTTTCGACGAGATCACGCGCGGAGCGCGCCCCGAGAAGTCGCTTCTCAAGGCGGCCAAGCGTACCGGCGGCCGGAACAACCGCGGCCGGATCACGACCCGTCATATCGGCGGCGGCCACAAGCGCCGTTACCGCCTGATAGACTTCCGGCGCGAGAAGGACGGCGTGCCGGCGACCGTGCTGTCGGTCCAGTACGATCCCTACCGCACGAGCCGCATCGCGCTCCTCCAGTACCGTGACGGCGAGAAGCGCTACATTGTCGCTCCGGTGGGCCTCAAGGCCGGTGCCACGGTGGAAAGCGGCCCCAAGGCCGACATCCTGCCGGGCAACTGCCTGCCGCTCCGCAACATCCCGGACGGCACCGTGATCCACAATATCGAGCTGAAGCAGGGCAAGGGCGGGCAGATCGTCCGCAGTGCCGGCTCCGGGGCGCAGCTTCTGGGTCGCGACGGCGACTATGCCACGATCCGCCTGCCTTCGAGTGAAATCCGCAAGGTGCACCAGGACTGCCGGGCCGTGGTCGGCCAAGTGAGCAACGCCGAACACGAAAACGTGACCATAGGCAAGGCCGGCCGCTCGCGGTGGCTGGGGCTTCGCCCCACGGTTCGTGGTGCCGCCATGAACCCGTGCGATCACCCGCACGGTGGTGGCGAAGGCAAGGCCGGGCAGGGCAATCCGCATCCGGTTTCCCCCTGGGGAATGCCGTCCAAAGGCTACAAGACCCGCAACAACAAGCGCACGCAGCGGTTCATCATCACCCGCCGCCAGCCGGGCAAGAGAGGCTAA
- the rplW gene encoding 50S ribosomal protein L23 — MQTDPNDILIRPVVTERATDLRERNQYVFEVPLAANKAQIAQAVKALYDKKPVSVRTMVVRGKFKNRRGGVRVQMPFRKKAIVTLAAGETIDEILGPK; from the coding sequence GTGCAGACCGATCCGAACGATATCCTGATCCGCCCGGTGGTTACCGAGCGGGCTACCGATCTCCGCGAGCGGAACCAGTATGTGTTCGAGGTTCCGCTGGCGGCGAACAAGGCGCAGATCGCGCAGGCCGTGAAGGCACTGTACGACAAGAAGCCTGTTTCCGTCCGGACGATGGTGGTGCGGGGAAAATTCAAGAACCGCCGGGGCGGCGTCCGTGTGCAGATGCCGTTCCGCAAGAAGGCGATTGTCACGCTGGCCGCTGGCGAGACGATCGACGAGATACTGGGGCCCAAGTGA
- the rplD gene encoding 50S ribosomal protein L4 has product MAEKKAKKAKPAAGVKAVKGAGLGEKIAAAKPRKGVIHQVVTAQLASRRRGTHKTKRRGEVRGGGRKPYKQKGTGRARPGSTRSPVWVGGGAAFGPLPRSYEKRVNRQEAKLALAGVLASKQQDGKLVVVESVPLPEVKTRHVQAVIGELGLAGTVLFVTAELDGKLTLAARNIPGVKVLPVAGLNPYDVLKYEHLVIVQDALEGVEKRAAA; this is encoded by the coding sequence GTGGCAGAAAAGAAAGCAAAGAAGGCGAAGCCGGCTGCCGGCGTGAAGGCCGTCAAGGGCGCGGGCCTCGGCGAGAAGATCGCCGCGGCAAAACCCCGCAAGGGCGTGATTCACCAGGTGGTGACGGCACAGCTCGCCTCAAGGCGTCGCGGAACCCACAAGACCAAGCGGCGGGGAGAGGTGCGTGGCGGTGGCCGCAAGCCCTACAAGCAGAAGGGCACGGGCCGTGCCCGTCCCGGTTCGACCCGCTCGCCCGTATGGGTGGGCGGCGGCGCGGCCTTCGGTCCGCTGCCCCGCAGCTATGAGAAGCGGGTCAACCGCCAGGAGGCCAAGCTGGCTCTGGCGGGCGTGCTCGCCAGCAAGCAGCAGGATGGAAAGCTCGTTGTCGTCGAGTCGGTGCCCCTGCCGGAAGTGAAGACCCGGCATGTGCAGGCGGTGATCGGGGAACTGGGGCTTGCTGGCACGGTGCTGTTCGTGACGGCGGAGCTCGACGGGAAGCTCACGCTGGCGGCACGGAACATTCCGGGCGTTAAGGTGCTGCCGGTGGCGGGCCTGAACCCCTATGACGTGCTCAAGTACGAGCATCTGGTCATTGTGCAGGATGCGCTGGAAGGCGTGGAGAAGCGGGCAGCGGCCTGA
- the rpsJ gene encoding 30S ribosomal protein S10 — protein MNSQKIRIRLKAFDYKLLDQSAREILDTARRTGARVSGPIPLPTRINKYTVLRSPHGDKKSRDQFEVRTHKRLLDILEPTPQTVDALMKLDLAAGVDVEIKLN, from the coding sequence ATGAATTCGCAGAAGATCCGGATACGGCTGAAAGCGTTTGACTACAAACTGCTCGACCAGTCGGCACGGGAAATCCTCGACACGGCCCGCCGCACGGGGGCCCGCGTGTCGGGGCCTATTCCGCTTCCCACGCGCATCAACAAGTACACCGTCCTTCGCTCGCCGCATGGTGACAAGAAATCCCGCGACCAGTTCGAGGTCCGGACGCACAAGCGGCTTCTGGACATCCTGGAGCCGACCCCGCAGACGGTGGACGCGCTGATGAAGCTCGACCTCGCCGCCGGTGTGGACGTGGAGATCAAGCTCAACTGA
- the fusA gene encoding elongation factor G: MARTAPLERYRNFGIMAHIDAGKTTATERVLFYTGVNYKIGEVHEGTATMDYMEQEQERGITITSAATTAFWKDHRLNIIDTPGHVDFTIEVERSLKVLDGACAVFCAVAGVQPQSETVWRQADKYRVPRIAFVNKMDRVGADFFNVVDEIKTKLGARPAAIQIPIGAEDKFIGVVDLVEMRSITYKDETMGAEYIVGPIPDNLKDQAQEWRDKLIEAVADVDDVIADKYLEGKEVTVPELKAALRRVCIGMKLFLVICGTAFKNKGVQPMLDAVVDYLPSPLDIPPIKGTEPGKPENVLERKPDDNEPFAALAFKIINDPYVGQLTFFRVYSGKLNSGDTILNSKTGQTQRIGRLLKMHANKREEIKEVYAGDIAAAVGLRDTITGHTICDANKPVLLEAMDFPEPVIWIAIEPKTKADQEKLGVGLQKLATEDPSFRIRTDEETAQTLIGGMGELHLEIIVDRLRREFKVESNVGKPQVAYRESITKAAEAEGKFVRQTGGRGKYGHVWINLEPNDPGKGYEFIDNIKGGVVPREYIPAVDKGIAEALTRGIIAGYPVVDVKVTLFDGSYHDVDSDELSFRIAGSMAFKEAGTSAGPQILEPIMAVEVIVPEDYMGGVIGDLNSRRGMIKQTTPRSGMQVVTADVPLSEMFGYSTDLRSATQGRGSYTMQFSHYAPVPPNIQKEIVAKAQGAQAAAR, translated from the coding sequence TTGGCACGCACCGCACCGCTCGAACGCTACCGGAACTTCGGCATCATGGCGCACATTGATGCCGGCAAGACTACTGCGACCGAGCGTGTGCTGTTCTACACGGGCGTCAACTACAAGATCGGCGAAGTCCATGAAGGCACGGCCACTATGGACTACATGGAGCAGGAGCAGGAACGCGGCATCACGATCACCTCGGCCGCGACGACCGCTTTCTGGAAGGACCACCGCCTCAACATCATCGACACGCCCGGACACGTGGACTTTACCATCGAGGTCGAGCGGTCGCTGAAAGTGCTGGACGGCGCCTGCGCCGTGTTTTGCGCTGTTGCCGGTGTGCAGCCGCAGTCGGAAACCGTCTGGCGGCAGGCCGACAAATACCGGGTCCCCCGAATTGCCTTCGTCAACAAGATGGACCGCGTGGGAGCCGACTTCTTCAACGTTGTCGACGAGATCAAGACCAAGCTGGGCGCCCGTCCAGCGGCGATCCAGATCCCGATCGGGGCCGAGGACAAGTTCATTGGCGTCGTCGATCTCGTCGAGATGCGAAGCATTACCTACAAGGACGAGACGATGGGCGCCGAATACATCGTCGGCCCGATCCCGGACAATCTCAAGGACCAGGCCCAGGAATGGCGCGACAAGCTGATCGAGGCCGTCGCGGACGTCGATGACGTCATTGCGGACAAGTACCTGGAGGGCAAGGAAGTCACGGTTCCGGAGCTCAAGGCCGCCCTGCGGCGTGTTTGCATCGGGATGAAGCTCTTCCTCGTGATCTGCGGGACGGCCTTCAAGAACAAGGGCGTGCAGCCGATGCTGGATGCGGTGGTGGACTACCTGCCGTCGCCGCTCGACATTCCCCCGATCAAGGGCACCGAGCCGGGGAAGCCGGAGAACGTGCTGGAGCGCAAACCCGACGACAACGAGCCATTCGCCGCGCTCGCCTTCAAGATCATCAACGATCCCTACGTCGGCCAGCTCACGTTCTTCCGCGTGTATTCGGGGAAGCTGAACTCCGGCGACACCATCCTGAACTCCAAGACCGGACAGACCCAGCGTATCGGACGTCTCCTCAAGATGCACGCCAACAAGCGCGAGGAGATCAAGGAAGTGTACGCCGGTGACATCGCGGCCGCCGTGGGCCTGCGCGACACGATCACCGGCCACACGATCTGCGACGCGAACAAGCCGGTCCTCCTGGAGGCGATGGATTTCCCGGAGCCCGTGATCTGGATCGCCATCGAGCCCAAGACCAAGGCCGACCAGGAGAAGCTGGGCGTGGGTCTCCAGAAGCTCGCCACCGAGGATCCCTCGTTCCGTATCCGCACGGATGAGGAAACCGCCCAGACCCTGATTGGCGGCATGGGCGAGCTGCACCTCGAAATCATCGTCGACCGGCTCCGGCGCGAGTTCAAGGTCGAGTCGAATGTGGGCAAGCCCCAGGTGGCCTACCGCGAATCGATCACCAAGGCCGCCGAGGCCGAAGGCAAGTTCGTCCGCCAGACGGGTGGCCGGGGCAAGTATGGCCATGTGTGGATCAATCTGGAACCCAACGATCCGGGCAAGGGCTACGAATTCATTGACAACATCAAGGGTGGTGTCGTTCCCCGCGAGTACATCCCGGCCGTGGACAAGGGCATTGCCGAGGCGCTCACGCGCGGCATCATCGCCGGATATCCGGTGGTGGACGTCAAGGTGACGCTGTTCGATGGTTCCTACCATGACGTCGATTCGGACGAGCTCTCGTTCCGCATCGCCGGCTCGATGGCGTTCAAGGAAGCCGGCACCAGTGCCGGTCCCCAAATCCTGGAACCCATTATGGCCGTCGAGGTGATTGTGCCAGAAGACTACATGGGTGGCGTGATCGGCGACCTGAACAGCCGCCGCGGGATGATCAAGCAGACGACGCCACGCAGCGGCATGCAGGTGGTGACGGCGGACGTGCCCCTGAGCGAGATGTTCGGCTACTCGACGGATCTCCGATCGGCGACCCAGGGACGCGGCAGCTACACGATGCAGTTCTCGCACTACGCGCCGGTGCCGCCGAACATACAGAAGGAAATTGTGGCCAAGGCGCAGGGCGCCCAGGCCGCGGCCCGCTAG
- the rpsG gene encoding 30S ribosomal protein S7, with amino-acid sequence MARKARAARREVLADPVYHSQIVTRFVNTIMVDGKKSVAESIVYGCFEQISQKSGQDPLELFRKALDNVRPAVEVKSRRVGGSTYQVPVEVRPERRTSLGMRWIIDYASSRSGRSMREKLAAEIMDAAANRGNAVKKREDTHKMADANKAFSHYRW; translated from the coding sequence ATGGCAAGGAAAGCACGCGCCGCCCGGCGCGAGGTCCTGGCGGACCCGGTTTATCACAGTCAGATCGTCACGCGCTTCGTGAACACGATCATGGTGGACGGCAAGAAGTCCGTGGCCGAATCCATCGTATACGGCTGCTTCGAGCAGATCAGCCAGAAGAGCGGCCAGGATCCCCTGGAACTGTTCCGCAAGGCGCTCGATAACGTGCGCCCCGCCGTGGAAGTGAAGAGCCGCCGTGTTGGCGGTTCAACCTACCAGGTACCGGTGGAGGTTCGTCCCGAGCGCCGCACATCGCTGGGGATGCGCTGGATCATCGATTACGCGAGCAGCCGTTCGGGCAGGTCCATGCGCGAGAAACTCGCCGCCGAGATCATGGACGCGGCCGCCAACCGCGGAAACGCCGTCAAGAAGCGCGAAGATACACACAAGATGGCGGATGCCAACAAGGCGTTCTCCCATTACCGCTGGTAG
- the rpsL gene encoding 30S ribosomal protein S12, protein MPTINQLVRKSRSQIVSRTKSPALTRCPQRRGVCVRVYTTTPKKPNSAVRKVARVRLTNGYEVTSYIPGEGHNLQEHSVVLIRGGRVKDLPGVRYHIVRGHLDTTGVANRKQSRSKYGVKRPK, encoded by the coding sequence ATGCCGACGATCAACCAGCTGGTCCGCAAGTCCCGCAGTCAGATCGTGAGCCGGACCAAGTCACCCGCGCTCACGCGCTGCCCGCAGCGCCGGGGGGTTTGTGTACGCGTCTACACGACGACGCCCAAGAAGCCGAACTCGGCCGTCCGCAAGGTGGCCCGCGTGCGGCTCACCAACGGATACGAGGTGACCAGCTACATTCCGGGAGAAGGACACAATCTCCAGGAACACTCGGTGGTGCTGATCCGCGGTGGCCGTGTGAAGGATCTCCCCGGTGTGCGGTACCACATCGTGCGGGGGCATCTGGACACGACGGGTGTCGCCAACCGCAAGCAGAGCCGGTCGAAATACGGAGTGAAGCGGCCGAAGTAA
- the rpoC gene encoding DNA-directed RNA polymerase subunit beta', translated as MKDLYNLFEKPKNPLSFNKIRIGLASPETVRKWSHGEVKKPETINYRTFKPERGGLFCAKIFGPIKDYECLCGKYKRIKHRGIVCEKCGVEVIQSKVRRERLAHIELATPVAHIWFVKSVPSRIGTILDISPKSLERVLYFENYVVVDPGDPQKTGLQEGKVLTEDQYRKLVVEFGGAFDARMGAEAVRLLLSRINLPELSQQLRAELKESTSVAKTQKLTKRLKVVEAFLASGNRPEWMILECVPVLPPELRPLVPLEGGRFATSDLNDLYRRVINRNNRLLRLMQLNAPEIIIRNEKRMLQESVDALFDNGRRGKTITGANKRPLKSLSDMLKGKQGRFRQNLLGKRVDYSGRSVIVVGPELKLHQCGLPKRMALELFKPFVYNRLEKQGHAATIKAAKKMVEREESVVWDILDDVVKEHPVMLNRAPTLHRLGIQAFEPVLIEGKAIQLHPLVCTAFNADFDGDQMAVHVPLSIEAQIEARVLMMSTNNILSPASGKPIIVPTQDIVLGLYYLTRERAYARGEGRVFSSPEEVRMAYDAGEVDLQAAIGLRLAGQRVQTTVGRVVLWEILPQGTPFSVVNKVLDKKATASLIDVVFRSAGDKATVILADRLKNLGYSYATRAGIAIAVKDMRIPAAKPAILEDARKQVLAMKQSHEEGIVTDGERRNHVVDICSRATEMVKEEMMKGISTERLMNPENPGEFREVPSLNPIFIMADSGARGSQDQIKQLAGMRGLMAKPSGEIIETPIEANFREGLTVLEYFVSTHGARKGLADTALKTANSGYLTRRLVDVAQDSIISEHDCFTMDGIEARSLTEGGEVIEQLGDRILGRVALEDVVDPASGKLIVQANAEITEALVKQVEEAGIESVKIRSVLTCQAKYGICQLCYGRDLARGHLVNLGEAVGVIAAQSIGEPGTQLTMRTFHFGGAATRRAEQSHVEARGDGKLEYHNISFVTHEKQGRVMMNRNGELVVKDSTGRERERYKIPYGSRLLAGPGEEVKRGTRLADWDAFAVPLLTDVGGIVKFGDIIDGVTMTETTDEQTAMTTRKIIETRASADHRPRVSIKDPGGATLTIPGSSQQARYFLPVGSILTIKEGDVVMPGDPIAKIPRESAKTKDITGGLPRVAELFEARKPRELAIISEIDGYVTFGKDTKGKRKLIVTARDSDGNQLGEPREYLVPRGKHITVQQGDYVRAGEAVTDGNPNPHDILAVLGEKELAKFLVDGVQEVYRLQGVKINDKHIESIVRQIMRKVEVNDPGDTPFLKGDRVEKWRFQEVNQQVIEKGGKPASADLLLLGITKASLATESFISAASFQETTRVLTDASINGRVDLLRGLKENVIMGRLIPAGTGNDAYRTVDYDLLSEQEEGAGGDIPLTAPTA; from the coding sequence GTGAAAGACCTTTACAACCTGTTTGAAAAGCCCAAGAACCCGCTCAGCTTCAACAAGATCCGGATCGGCCTGGCCTCTCCGGAAACCGTCCGGAAGTGGTCGCACGGCGAGGTGAAGAAGCCCGAGACGATCAACTACCGGACGTTCAAGCCGGAGCGGGGCGGGCTGTTCTGCGCCAAGATATTCGGGCCGATCAAGGACTACGAGTGCCTGTGCGGCAAGTACAAACGGATCAAGCACCGGGGCATTGTATGCGAGAAGTGCGGCGTCGAGGTGATCCAGTCGAAGGTCCGCCGCGAGCGGCTGGCCCACATCGAGCTGGCGACACCGGTCGCGCACATCTGGTTCGTCAAGAGCGTGCCGTCCCGCATCGGCACGATTCTGGACATTTCGCCCAAGTCGCTTGAGCGGGTTCTCTATTTCGAGAACTACGTCGTCGTGGATCCGGGCGATCCGCAGAAGACGGGCCTGCAGGAAGGCAAGGTTCTCACCGAGGACCAGTACCGCAAGCTCGTCGTCGAGTTTGGCGGGGCTTTCGATGCCCGCATGGGAGCCGAGGCTGTCCGCCTGCTGCTGTCACGGATCAACCTGCCCGAGCTTTCCCAGCAGCTCCGTGCGGAACTGAAGGAATCGACCTCGGTCGCCAAGACCCAGAAGCTCACCAAACGGCTCAAGGTGGTCGAGGCGTTTCTGGCGAGCGGAAACCGGCCGGAGTGGATGATCCTGGAATGCGTTCCGGTGCTTCCGCCGGAACTGCGTCCCCTGGTGCCGCTCGAAGGCGGCCGGTTCGCCACTTCCGACCTGAACGACCTGTACCGGCGTGTCATCAACCGGAACAACCGCCTGCTGCGCCTGATGCAGCTCAACGCCCCGGAAATCATCATTCGCAACGAGAAGCGCATGCTCCAGGAGTCGGTGGATGCGCTGTTCGACAACGGCCGCCGCGGCAAGACAATTACGGGCGCCAACAAGCGCCCGCTCAAGTCGCTCTCGGACATGCTGAAGGGCAAACAGGGCCGGTTCCGCCAGAACCTGCTCGGAAAGCGCGTGGACTATTCGGGCCGGTCGGTGATTGTCGTCGGCCCCGAACTGAAGCTTCACCAGTGCGGCCTTCCGAAGCGTATGGCGCTCGAACTGTTCAAGCCGTTTGTGTACAACCGGCTGGAAAAGCAGGGCCACGCCGCCACCATCAAGGCTGCCAAGAAGATGGTCGAGCGCGAAGAATCGGTCGTCTGGGATATCCTGGACGATGTGGTGAAGGAGCATCCGGTGATGCTCAACCGCGCACCGACGCTGCACCGCCTCGGTATCCAGGCATTCGAGCCGGTCCTGATCGAGGGCAAGGCGATCCAGCTCCATCCGCTGGTCTGCACGGCGTTCAATGCCGACTTCGACGGCGACCAGATGGCCGTCCACGTCCCGCTGTCGATCGAGGCGCAGATCGAGGCCCGCGTGCTGATGATGAGCACCAACAACATCCTCTCGCCCGCCTCCGGCAAGCCGATCATCGTGCCGACGCAGGATATCGTGCTGGGGCTCTACTACCTCACCCGCGAGCGTGCCTATGCCCGTGGCGAGGGGCGCGTGTTCTCATCGCCCGAGGAAGTTCGCATGGCCTATGACGCGGGTGAAGTGGACCTGCAGGCGGCTATCGGACTGCGGCTGGCGGGCCAGCGCGTCCAGACGACCGTGGGGCGCGTCGTCCTGTGGGAAATACTCCCGCAGGGCACACCGTTCTCGGTGGTCAACAAGGTACTCGACAAGAAGGCCACGGCCAGCCTGATCGACGTGGTGTTCCGGAGTGCCGGCGACAAGGCCACGGTGATCCTGGCCGACCGGCTGAAGAACCTCGGCTATTCGTATGCAACGCGCGCCGGTATCGCCATCGCCGTCAAGGACATGCGCATCCCGGCCGCCAAGCCCGCCATCCTGGAGGACGCCCGCAAGCAGGTGCTTGCGATGAAGCAGTCCCATGAAGAAGGTATCGTTACCGATGGCGAGCGCCGCAACCACGTCGTCGACATCTGCTCCCGGGCCACGGAAATGGTCAAGGAAGAGATGATGAAGGGGATCTCGACCGAGCGGCTCATGAACCCGGAGAATCCGGGTGAGTTCCGCGAGGTGCCGTCGCTGAACCCGATCTTCATCATGGCCGATTCGGGCGCCCGTGGCTCGCAGGACCAGATCAAGCAGCTTGCGGGCATGCGCGGCCTGATGGCCAAGCCATCAGGCGAGATCATCGAAACCCCGATCGAGGCGAATTTCCGCGAGGGCCTGACGGTGCTCGAATACTTCGTTTCCACGCACGGCGCACGCAAGGGTCTGGCCGATACGGCGCTCAAGACCGCCAACTCGGGCTACCTGACCCGCCGGCTGGTGGACGTGGCGCAGGATTCGATCATCTCCGAGCACGACTGTTTCACAATGGATGGCATTGAGGCCCGCTCCCTTACCGAAGGTGGCGAGGTGATCGAACAGCTGGGCGACCGCATTCTGGGCCGTGTGGCTCTGGAAGACGTCGTGGATCCGGCGTCCGGGAAGCTTATCGTCCAGGCGAACGCGGAGATCACCGAGGCACTGGTCAAGCAGGTAGAGGAAGCCGGCATCGAATCGGTCAAGATCCGGTCTGTACTCACCTGCCAGGCCAAGTACGGCATCTGCCAGCTCTGCTACGGCCGCGATCTTGCCCGCGGACATCTAGTCAACCTTGGCGAGGCGGTGGGCGTCATTGCCGCCCAGTCTATCGGCGAGCCGGGAACGCAGCTCACGATGCGTACCTTCCACTTTGGTGGCGCCGCGACCCGGCGTGCAGAACAGAGCCATGTGGAAGCACGTGGCGACGGCAAGCTTGAGTACCACAACATTTCGTTTGTGACGCATGAAAAGCAGGGCCGGGTGATGATGAACCGTAACGGCGAACTGGTGGTGAAGGACTCCACCGGGCGTGAGCGCGAGCGGTACAAAATCCCCTACGGCTCCCGCCTGCTGGCGGGACCGGGTGAGGAGGTCAAGCGTGGCACGCGGCTGGCCGACTGGGACGCCTTCGCGGTTCCGTTGCTCACGGATGTGGGCGGCATCGTCAAGTTCGGCGACATCATCGATGGCGTCACCATGACGGAGACGACCGACGAGCAGACGGCGATGACAACCCGCAAGATTATTGAAACCCGCGCCTCGGCCGATCACCGGCCGCGCGTGTCGATCAAGGATCCGGGCGGGGCGACCCTCACGATTCCGGGGTCGTCGCAGCAGGCACGCTACTTCCTGCCGGTGGGTTCGATTCTCACCATCAAGGAAGGCGACGTGGTGATGCCGGGCGATCCGATCGCCAAGATTCCCCGCGAGTCGGCCAAGACCAAGGACATCACGGGCGGCCTGCCCCGTGTGGCCGAGCTGTTCGAGGCCCGCAAGCCCCGCGAACTGGCCATCATCAGCGAGATCGACGGCTACGTGACTTTCGGGAAGGACACGAAGGGCAAGCGCAAGCTCATCGTCACTGCCCGGGATAGCGACGGCAACCAGCTCGGCGAGCCCAGGGAATACCTGGTCCCTCGTGGCAAGCACATTACCGTCCAGCAGGGCGACTATGTGCGCGCCGGCGAAGCGGTCACCGACGGCAACCCGAACCCTCACGACATCCTGGCGGTGCTGGGCGAGAAGGAGCTGGCGAAGTTCCTTGTCGATGGAGTGCAGGAGGTCTACCGGCTGCAGGGCGTGAAGATCAATGACAAGCACATCGAGTCGATCGTTCGCCAGATCATGCGCAAGGTGGAGGTGAACGATCCGGGCGATACGCCGTTCCTGAAGGGTGACCGCGTCGAGAAGTGGCGCTTCCAGGAAGTGAACCAGCAGGTGATCGAAAAGGGTGGCAAGCCCGCTTCGGCCGACCTGCTGCTTCTGGGCATCACCAAGGCCAGCCTGGCGACCGAGAGCTTCATTTCGGCGGCTTCGTTCCAGGAGACGACCCGTGTGCTGACCGACGCCTCCATCAATGGGCGCGTGGACCTGCTCCGGGGGCTCAAGGAGAACGTCATCATGGGCCGCCTGATCCCTGCCGGTACGGGCAACGACGCCTACCGGACGGTGGATTACGACCTTCTCTCCGAACAGGAAGAAGGGGCTGGCGGCGATATTCCCCTTACCGCCCCGACTGCCTGA